In Alkalihalobacterium alkalinitrilicum, a genomic segment contains:
- a CDS encoding cytochrome c oxidase assembly protein, producing the protein MYSHIHPGEGIHLHHAIGILPQFILALPFVLGFVLYSIAVWISNRKYKQKWPVFRTGLWTSGTFCAILAVVGPLAEKAHVDFTAHMIAHLLLGMLAPLLMVIAAPMTLALRCLPITQARRLAKLLDTMPVRIVSDPIVATLLNVGGLWILYTTNLYTAMHEITFLHIVIHTHVFLAGYVFTLSMIYIDPKPHHTSHVYRSVVLVIALAGHGILSKYIYAHPPAGVSQTQAEIGAMLMYYGGDIIDAMIILILCYQWYKDTRPRLFWESELYSSQST; encoded by the coding sequence ATGTATAGTCATATTCACCCTGGAGAAGGAATACATCTTCACCATGCGATTGGAATTTTACCGCAGTTCATCTTAGCTCTACCATTTGTTTTAGGATTCGTACTGTATAGCATTGCAGTGTGGATTTCAAATCGTAAGTATAAACAAAAATGGCCCGTTTTTCGCACTGGATTATGGACGAGTGGGACTTTTTGTGCCATATTGGCAGTAGTTGGACCGTTAGCGGAAAAAGCACATGTTGATTTCACTGCACACATGATTGCTCATTTATTGCTTGGTATGCTAGCTCCACTTCTAATGGTAATAGCTGCTCCAATGACCCTTGCCTTACGTTGTCTCCCAATCACTCAAGCAAGACGACTTGCTAAGTTACTAGATACAATGCCCGTTCGAATTGTAAGTGATCCAATTGTTGCAACACTACTAAACGTTGGAGGTTTATGGATTCTATATACAACTAATTTATATACTGCCATGCACGAAATCACATTTTTACATATAGTTATTCATACACACGTATTTTTGGCAGGCTATGTTTTCACTTTATCCATGATTTATATTGATCCAAAGCCACATCATACGAGCCATGTGTACCGTTCTGTTGTTTTGGTAATTGCTTTGGCTGGGCATGGGATTTTATCAAAATATATTTACGCTCATCCACCAGCAGGAGTTTCTCAAACACAAGCAGAAATCGGCGCAATGCTCATGTACTATGGAGGGGATATCATAGATGCTATGATTATACTCATTCTTTGCTATCAATGGTATAAAGATACACGTCCTCGATTATTTTGGGAATCGGAACTGTACTCTTCTCAAAGTACTTGA
- a CDS encoding IS4 family transposase — MDKNTRLSSFGKWVAPINIKLFDEQVEKYQLDKYTKKLKTLSFTKLFLYAHLNQMESLHDLNTALADEKLQKELGFKSISVSQLSRKNRAIDPEFLSTIFLELVRLIHLKTEKRKAIRPIKIIDSSTMPLNLTRCQWAKFRKTKAGVKLHLRLVYVDQELAYPEKAIITDASEHDRNQLEILVDDKDAMYVFDRGYVDYERFDRYTDDGIFFLSRLKKNAVIREIETFNIPEGSPVTSDKMAYIGTTQKRCENVFRIIETVDSKGQLLRLITNRFDLTAEEIGDLYRSRWAIELFFKWLKQHVKIKTFFGYSEEAVHNQLFLGLITYCLSVLIQLEIKSKQTLLQITRWLKRTLWRPVHVWFSYISPKGIP, encoded by the coding sequence ATGGACAAGAATACACGATTATCTTCATTTGGTAAATGGGTTGCGCCCATAAATATAAAACTTTTTGATGAACAAGTTGAAAAGTATCAACTTGATAAGTACACAAAGAAGCTAAAAACACTCTCTTTTACTAAGCTTTTTCTTTATGCTCACTTAAATCAAATGGAAAGTCTCCATGATCTTAATACAGCACTGGCTGATGAGAAGTTACAGAAAGAACTTGGATTTAAATCAATCAGTGTCTCTCAGCTTTCTCGTAAGAATAGAGCGATAGACCCTGAGTTTTTATCAACTATCTTTCTTGAACTTGTACGTCTGATTCACCTCAAGACAGAAAAACGAAAAGCCATCCGACCGATTAAAATCATTGACTCTAGTACGATGCCACTCAATCTTACTCGTTGTCAGTGGGCCAAATTTCGAAAGACTAAAGCTGGCGTAAAACTTCACCTTAGGTTAGTTTACGTGGATCAGGAATTGGCATACCCAGAAAAAGCCATTATCACAGATGCTTCGGAACACGACCGAAACCAACTTGAAATACTCGTTGATGATAAAGACGCCATGTACGTGTTTGACCGCGGGTATGTTGATTATGAACGATTTGATCGTTATACAGATGATGGTATCTTTTTCCTATCCAGACTAAAGAAAAACGCAGTTATTCGAGAGATTGAAACGTTTAACATTCCAGAAGGTAGCCCAGTAACATCAGACAAAATGGCCTATATCGGCACAACACAAAAGCGATGTGAAAATGTGTTTCGTATTATTGAAACCGTTGATTCAAAAGGACAATTACTACGCTTGATTACCAATCGCTTCGATTTAACAGCTGAAGAAATTGGAGATCTATACCGTTCAAGGTGGGCAATTGAGCTCTTTTTCAAATGGTTAAAACAGCACGTAAAAATTAAAACTTTTTTTGGTTATAGTGAAGAAGCAGTTCACAATCAACTGTTTTTAGGACTGATTACGTACTGCCTTAGTGTACTTATCCAACTAGAAATCAAAAGTAAGCAAACACTTTTACAGATCACTCGATGGTTGAAGAGAACTTTATGGCGGCCAGTCCATGTATGGTTCAGTTATATTAGTCCCAAAGGGATTCCGTAA
- a CDS encoding CBO0543 family protein gives MFNKFEKNVLRFLLTFGLIAVPISIIGKDYRKWMKAFLLNGYANTFVAPLLERIGFLKYPVRILPKVYQSSILYDYCLCSLVTTWYCRMSLKDNWKIALIKVWFFALPQAMAEWWLEKNTQLIKYNKGWTWVHSLMTIAIAKYMVRSSLVAMDFYDIKKLKQDNIKKEPV, from the coding sequence TTGTTCAACAAATTCGAAAAAAACGTTTTACGGTTCCTTTTAACATTTGGATTAATAGCAGTTCCTATTTCAATAATAGGAAAGGATTATAGAAAGTGGATGAAGGCGTTCTTACTTAATGGATACGCTAATACATTTGTTGCGCCGTTATTAGAAAGGATAGGATTTTTGAAGTATCCAGTCAGAATTCTACCTAAAGTATACCAAAGTAGTATTCTTTACGATTACTGTTTATGTTCTTTAGTTACAACATGGTATTGTCGAATGTCTTTAAAAGATAACTGGAAGATAGCCCTTATCAAAGTTTGGTTCTTTGCTCTTCCACAAGCCATGGCAGAATGGTGGTTAGAAAAGAATACCCAACTGATTAAGTACAATAAAGGTTGGACTTGGGTTCATTCATTAATGACGATCGCTATTGCTAAATATATGGTGAGGTCTTCCCTTGTAGCAATGGATTTTTATGACATAAAAAAACTTAAACAGGATAATATAAAGAAAGAGCCAGTTTAA
- a CDS encoding YsnF/AvaK domain-containing protein, which produces MGKSILIGVIMGGLISWLLGFTIFTGIIIGAIVGGMLYTILAKKNQTAEETQNKFDDNTLQLREEELDIKKERVQTGEVKIHKEVVEEPKTITVPIRREEMVIEAGSDEVYRIPVKEEEIEINKHPVKVAEVSVSKRQIEEIQQVKETIKKETAELEVKGVADVQEDNKKHHPHKK; this is translated from the coding sequence ATGGGAAAATCTATTCTTATTGGTGTTATAATGGGAGGCTTAATAAGTTGGTTATTGGGCTTTACTATATTTACAGGAATTATCATTGGAGCAATTGTAGGTGGAATGCTTTACACAATACTGGCGAAAAAGAATCAAACAGCAGAAGAAACACAAAACAAATTTGATGATAATACATTGCAGTTGCGCGAAGAGGAATTAGATATTAAAAAAGAACGAGTGCAAACAGGTGAAGTAAAAATTCATAAAGAGGTCGTTGAAGAACCAAAAACCATCACAGTCCCCATTCGCCGCGAAGAAATGGTGATAGAAGCTGGGAGTGACGAAGTTTACCGTATTCCTGTTAAAGAAGAGGAAATCGAAATTAATAAACATCCAGTTAAAGTAGCCGAAGTTTCAGTATCAAAACGACAAATTGAAGAAATACAACAAGTGAAAGAAACCATAAAAAAGGAAACGGCTGAGCTTGAGGTTAAAGGTGTAGCAGATGTTCAGGAGGATAACAAAAAACACCACCCCCATAAAAAATGA
- a CDS encoding 4-hydroxyphenylacetate 3-hydroxylase C-terminal domain-containing protein, which yields MFIPWEKVFLCAEWEYTGKLAESFANHHWQSCIGALAGLRDMIIGASALMSKYNGVPHNEVSHIRRKDRVNAIC from the coding sequence GTGTTTATCCCGTGGGAAAAAGTTTTCTTATGTGCAGAGTGGGAATATACAGGCAAATTAGCAGAGTCTTTCGCGAACCATCACTGGCAATCATGTATCGGAGCACTTGCTGGTCTTAGAGATATGATCATTGGGGCTTCTGCATTGATGTCTAAATATAATGGCGTACCTCATAATGAGGTCTCACATATTCGTAGGAAAGATAGAGTAAATGCTATTTGTTAG
- a CDS encoding DUF3231 family protein produces MLANTFEAVWNVVSKEFDNLTSSKTPLHIGEAMDCWVYLTSLGEFIRFEEMSLNTTIDDEVKEMLTDAIRMCESQAQKLGDFMKKEGIPLPETTPPKPNSEPNAIPLGVKLTDEEIANGITLKLTTCLAMCAKGQIDSIRNDMGMLWFKFHLEMLTFGTSLKALMMKRGWLKIPPYYYPPGQPQ; encoded by the coding sequence ATGTTGGCAAATACTTTTGAAGCTGTTTGGAATGTAGTAAGTAAAGAATTTGATAATTTAACTTCATCTAAAACACCATTACATATTGGCGAAGCGATGGATTGTTGGGTGTATCTTACGTCGTTAGGAGAATTTATCAGATTTGAGGAGATGAGCTTAAATACAACGATAGACGATGAGGTAAAGGAAATGTTAACAGATGCAATAAGAATGTGTGAAAGCCAAGCACAGAAATTAGGTGACTTCATGAAAAAAGAAGGAATCCCTTTACCTGAAACAACTCCGCCAAAACCAAACTCTGAACCAAATGCAATTCCTTTAGGAGTAAAGCTAACTGACGAAGAAATTGCCAATGGCATTACATTAAAATTAACAACGTGTCTAGCAATGTGTGCAAAAGGACAAATTGATTCCATTAGAAATGACATGGGCATGCTTTGGTTTAAATTTCATCTCGAAATGCTTACGTTTGGTACAAGCTTAAAAGCATTAATGATGAAACGTGGCTGGCTAAAGATACCCCCATATTATTACCCACCAGGACAACCACAATAA
- a CDS encoding DUF2243 domain-containing protein, with translation MEKETMNTKQKSNMMNRQLYSKRNLWSGILFGVGLIAFFDEVVFHQLLHWHHFYDLSTTSMGLISDGLFHAFSWFATIAGLFMFADLRRRNALWFTRWWGGVFLGAGVFQLYDGIIQHKLMGIHQIRYVENVIVYDVVWNIFALAIIIVGIILINRTQNHKTTGSTVTNDHV, from the coding sequence ATGGAAAAAGAAACAATGAATACTAAGCAAAAATCAAATATGATGAATCGGCAATTATATTCTAAGCGCAATTTATGGTCTGGTATTTTATTTGGGGTCGGCCTAATTGCATTTTTTGATGAGGTTGTATTTCATCAACTACTACATTGGCACCATTTTTATGATCTATCAACAACTAGCATGGGGTTAATCTCTGATGGTTTGTTTCATGCCTTTAGTTGGTTTGCAACAATTGCGGGTTTATTTATGTTTGCTGATCTTAGGAGAAGAAACGCCTTATGGTTTACAAGGTGGTGGGGTGGTGTCTTTCTCGGTGCAGGAGTTTTCCAATTGTACGATGGAATTATTCAACACAAGTTAATGGGAATTCATCAAATTAGATATGTAGAAAACGTGATAGTATATGATGTCGTCTGGAATATTTTTGCTTTAGCCATTATTATCGTTGGGATAATTCTTATTAATCGGACACAAAATCACAAAACAACTGGAAGTACAGTAACAAATGATCATGTATAG
- a CDS encoding S66 peptidase family protein: MAIKPPLLQSGDTIGLVTLGSPLDANIINMRIQNLRDMGFNIAFGRHMYSWQGIAAAPAEQRSEDVMNMFRDPSIKMILPTRGGTGVQTILPYLDFDVIRENPKLISGYSDITVLLNSLYQYSNLITFHSLMLIDFRPDTPAYNYNHFFSATSTLVSPRIIENPPEMPLMSLVPGNVTGAIVGGNIASIVNTLGTPFEIDTKGKILFLEEINAPTTMIYRYFTQLQMSGKLDDSIGIIMGECINCLASYGSTYENLINEWLVPLGKPLMVNLATGHGLYKATIPIGARVNLNTTKNTLTVMEPTVSP, translated from the coding sequence ATGGCCATAAAACCACCACTGTTACAAAGTGGAGATACGATCGGATTAGTAACACTGGGCAGCCCTCTTGATGCTAATATTATTAACATGAGAATTCAGAATTTGAGAGATATGGGCTTTAATATCGCTTTTGGGAGGCACATGTATTCTTGGCAAGGAATCGCAGCTGCTCCTGCCGAGCAAAGATCTGAAGATGTTATGAACATGTTCCGAGACCCGAGTATCAAAATGATCCTTCCAACACGAGGGGGTACAGGAGTTCAGACTATCCTTCCTTATCTCGATTTTGATGTCATTAGAGAGAATCCCAAACTAATTTCTGGTTATAGTGACATCACGGTATTACTAAATAGTTTGTATCAGTACAGTAATTTAATTACGTTCCACAGCTTAATGCTTATCGATTTTAGACCTGACACACCTGCCTATAATTACAATCATTTTTTTTCAGCGACCTCTACATTAGTATCTCCGAGAATTATCGAAAATCCACCCGAAATGCCATTAATGAGTTTAGTACCAGGAAATGTAACTGGAGCAATTGTTGGAGGAAATATAGCTTCAATTGTAAATACTCTAGGTACTCCATTTGAAATTGATACAAAAGGAAAAATTCTTTTTTTAGAAGAAATTAATGCACCTACAACGATGATATATCGTTATTTCACACAATTACAAATGTCAGGGAAGCTTGATGATTCTATTGGTATTATCATGGGTGAATGTATAAATTGTCTTGCCTCTTATGGATCAACGTATGAAAATTTAATAAATGAATGGTTAGTTCCTTTAGGTAAACCGTTAATGGTTAACCTTGCTACAGGTCATGGACTGTATAAAGCGACGATTCCTATCGGTGCTAGGGTTAATCTTAATACGACAAAAAATACATTGACTGTAATGGAACCAACTGTTTCTCCTTAA
- a CDS encoding 4-hydroxyphenylacetate 3-hydroxylase N-terminal domain-containing protein, with translation MRLNLYVRVVEKNQKGIVFRGAKANLTGDPYVHEFIVLPTRAMKEKDVDYAVSFAVQVDAPGLQMIAKPAAEAPFSSIMDIEQHLLFSMMCLSRGKKFSYVQSGNIQAN, from the coding sequence ATCCGATTAAATTTATATGTTCGTGTCGTTGAAAAAAATCAAAAAGGGATTGTCTTCCGCGGGGCAAAAGCCAATTTAACAGGGGATCCTTATGTTCATGAGTTTATTGTGCTCCCAACTCGTGCGATGAAAGAAAAGGATGTTGATTACGCAGTATCGTTTGCCGTTCAAGTCGATGCACCAGGTTTACAAATGATTGCAAAGCCAGCAGCTGAAGCTCCATTTAGTTCAATTATGGACATTGAACAGCACTTGTTATTTTCAATGATGTGTTTATCCCGTGGGAAAAAGTTTTCTTATGTGCAGAGTGGGAATATACAGGCAAATTAG
- a CDS encoding protoporphyrinogen oxidase: MKTIVVIGGGITGLSTIHYLQKLKREKHLEVELILMEKNEYLGGKIHTVRNRDFIIETGADSIVARHESVMPLIKELNIEDEVVYNATGISYIYTNNELHAIPVDTVFGIPTSVESLFSSTLVSTEGKNEALKDLDTNNETFTHESSIGSFLEHFLGKELVAKQIAPVLSGVYSGDLNKLTIASTLPYLLEYKNKYGSIIKGLAENRKQFLAAADKKFISFNNGLSALIDQFEAELKDCKIVKGVNTNSIRFENNKYEITYSNDKKLEADYVVLTTPHDVSQNILKNEELDLDFNLLKNSSLISIYLGFDIADNELPADGTGFIVSENSNVKCDACTWTSRKWEHTSKQQQLLVRLFYKSSNPAYESLNQLNEDELVQAALTDIEMSLGLKGTPKHVEVTNWDQQMPNYHLKHSQAIHSLNKKMATLYPNVILAGCSYYGVGIGACIKNGKETAGRIVKSL, translated from the coding sequence TTGAAAACAATTGTTGTTATCGGTGGGGGAATTACAGGGCTATCTACGATTCATTATTTGCAAAAGCTTAAAAGAGAGAAACATTTAGAAGTTGAGTTAATTTTAATGGAAAAAAATGAGTACTTGGGTGGAAAAATCCATACCGTACGTAATAGGGATTTCATTATTGAAACTGGTGCAGATTCTATCGTTGCACGACACGAGAGTGTCATGCCGTTAATTAAAGAGTTAAATATAGAAGACGAAGTCGTTTATAATGCAACAGGGATTTCGTATATTTATACAAATAATGAGTTACACGCTATTCCTGTTGATACGGTGTTTGGTATCCCAACAAGTGTAGAATCTTTATTTAGCAGTACACTAGTGTCTACAGAAGGTAAAAATGAAGCGCTTAAAGATTTAGATACCAACAACGAAACGTTCACTCACGAAAGCTCAATCGGATCGTTTCTTGAACATTTTCTAGGAAAAGAGTTAGTTGCAAAGCAGATTGCCCCTGTATTATCAGGTGTGTATTCAGGAGACCTTAATAAGTTAACGATTGCTTCAACACTACCTTATTTGCTTGAATATAAAAATAAGTACGGTAGCATTATTAAAGGGTTAGCAGAAAATAGAAAACAATTTCTCGCGGCTGCAGACAAAAAATTCATTTCGTTTAATAATGGTTTGTCAGCATTGATTGACCAGTTTGAAGCAGAATTAAAGGATTGTAAAATAGTAAAAGGAGTAAACACCAACTCAATCCGTTTCGAAAATAACAAATATGAAATAACTTATTCAAATGATAAAAAACTTGAAGCGGATTATGTTGTATTAACGACACCTCATGATGTTTCGCAGAATATATTAAAGAACGAAGAACTAGATCTAGATTTTAACTTATTAAAAAATTCATCGCTAATTAGCATTTATCTCGGTTTTGATATTGCAGACAATGAGTTACCAGCAGATGGGACAGGTTTTATTGTTTCAGAAAATAGTAATGTAAAATGTGATGCGTGTACGTGGACCAGTAGAAAATGGGAGCATACTTCAAAACAACAACAGTTGTTAGTCAGACTTTTCTATAAAAGTTCTAATCCAGCTTACGAATCATTAAACCAATTGAATGAAGATGAACTCGTACAAGCCGCTCTGACAGACATTGAAATGAGTTTAGGTCTGAAAGGTACACCCAAACACGTTGAAGTGACAAATTGGGATCAACAAATGCCAAATTACCACTTAAAACATAGCCAAGCTATTCACTCACTCAATAAAAAAATGGCCACCCTATATCCTAATGTAATTCTAGCGGGTTGTTCATATTATGGGGTAGGTATAGGAGCTTGTATAAAAAATGGTAAAGAAACAGCCGGAAGGATTGTAAAAAGCCTATAA
- a CDS encoding YsnF/AvaK domain-containing protein, which produces MNFFDWLNGEDETQKESRKEVRKVDRATDTEFADDNAHLDLREEELDIDKYRVETGDVVLHKDIIEEEQTVNVPVAHDQVVVERKAIDREPTDEPISNEETVHIPVTAEKIDVDKHTVVTGEISAHKRSVQETEQVRDVIHKEVADVEAHGDTDVINEDR; this is translated from the coding sequence ATGAACTTTTTTGATTGGTTAAACGGTGAAGACGAAACTCAGAAGGAAAGTCGAAAAGAAGTACGTAAAGTTGACCGAGCTACAGATACAGAATTTGCAGATGACAACGCACACCTGGACCTTCGTGAAGAAGAGTTAGATATTGACAAATATCGTGTGGAAACTGGCGATGTTGTGCTTCATAAGGATATCATCGAAGAAGAACAAACTGTTAATGTTCCAGTTGCTCATGATCAAGTAGTCGTGGAGAGAAAAGCAATTGATCGTGAACCAACTGATGAACCGATATCGAATGAAGAAACTGTCCACATTCCCGTTACTGCGGAAAAGATCGATGTAGATAAGCATACGGTTGTAACTGGTGAAATTTCTGCTCACAAACGTTCAGTTCAAGAAACTGAGCAAGTACGCGATGTAATTCATAAAGAAGTAGCAGACGTAGAAGCACATGGTGATACAGATGTTATTAATGAAGACCGGTAA